One window of Quercus robur chromosome 5, dhQueRobu3.1, whole genome shotgun sequence genomic DNA carries:
- the LOC126724932 gene encoding uncharacterized protein LOC126724932: protein MDSILNSALEEICSQGQNGVTLPTLYTKLSPLLSSFNLDLSPGVKKAIWVRLLSVPTLQFQAHNVSYSPSDPSIQSFEDAQKLNLKVFAKEHLRDNFVGLYNVQSANANMSSPQRRALERLAIARTNGITQNQLGKEFGIEGKNLFYIVRNLECQGLIVRQSAVVRTKEASNEGDLKNSPCVITNIMYLYRYAKQLGSQQKIEITKEEQTIESIGNADENDTSGGGFYGKCVKEDVHVRDYVPAMKAVCDKLEAATDKVLVVSDIKKELGYCGPSGHKDWRRICDKLKDAHIVEQFDAKVNGKVEACLRLVKTFSPKQFGPNTHGCGDDDFEEEQQVKFGKQRQITEQLVELPIEHQIYDMIDAAGSEGLTVMEVCKRLGIDNKKNYNRLVNMFSRFGMNLQAENHKKCMIYRVWTPGNFGPESANAFLSKSKDVLDENKFSNIHVGNLDASKGSALICSEHDPSTSEGDVASPGKIINRQIDTELSHGSPGDGDSNHMLICPSNPLFEPRDTVSGAELNIVSTELETNVDSSETPPPAALKPLTSGSFQRYPCLPLTADSARREQRILERLQEEKFILRGELFKWLVSLEKDKSTTADRKTIDRILNKLQQQGHCKCMLINSPVITNFGRSRITQVVLHPSIQSLSPELLAEIHDRHRSFEMQSRGQGSSRVKNDGLVPELKSVQRIQNHVGSDVRAVRSESMRANGFVLAKMVRAKLLHCFLWDYLFSAAGSNDALSSGKHVYEMSSLQTNSKLFSLEAAIKAMPVELFLQVVGTTQKFDDMIEKCKRGLLLSDIPAEEYKQLMDTHATGRISLVIDILQRLKLIRMITDGHLKGVEVPHVTYTHAMELKPYIEEPLSKYATSLSFIDLDLRPRMRHDFILSSKATVNEYWQTLEYCYAAADPRSALLAFPGSAVHEVFLFRSWASVRVMTADQRAELLNRVVQDDISEKISYKDCEKIAKELNLTLEQVLRVYYDKRQQRLNRFQGKGDESQPVRRKRNSSSWRGERSPVARSTKHARVDAETGQLDKQRFDGLPDTVNQCMGEKDLLVTYPGEHNIHLQTIQEDDHLESEEEPGQSEDEECYSFISQCAVSKMNPTRQRRFSWTDEADRQLVIQYVRHRVVRGAKYHRTDWSSLPDLPAPPVTCKRRMALLNRNRIFRKAVMRLCNVLGARYAKHLEKTQNRLPKKDARGMLVQSLSVEGLERNFSNVDEHTQETGLEEKPWYDFDDESLKADLDEVMWYKRMGKLEASRRVESANDSQDSELVASNSSCQDVENNGLQKITAKKSRRRLNQKFIKLLNEGVNVSRQVYESLAVSNAVELFKLVFLSTSTAAEVPNLLAEILRRYSQHDLFAAFNFLRENKIMVGGNGTQPFELSQHFLHGVSRSKFPTDTEKRAAKFNSWLHEREKDLMEGGINLTEDLQCGDIFHLFALVSSGELSISPHLPDEGVGEAEDPRSLKRKNDNNESCADDKAKKQKSLTASEGEIRREKGFPGIMVSIHRATFSRANVIELFKDRTSYNCEQLLLDGNDQSNISFGQSCSSPCVDHMKEILSSDAVVPIARNHGESPWEAMASFAEYLMSIPSDQEEANPIHPEVFGTVYAAIQKAGDQGLSMEEVSQFINTPGERIPELIIDVLQAFHRALKVNGYDSVRVVDSLYRSKYFLTSKSRFCDNVKPPSSTKSLGRSDDSHLIVLPENHVIGDANLKRKTGSSVDNQHKVTILNLPEEVTEPSNENQTSNLLKKTVLPNGKKEDEASLISSGELCMPILPWINGDGTVNNMVYKGVRRRVLGIVMQNPGILEDDIIRQMVDILNPQSCRKLLELMFLDKHLHVKKMYQTTSNASPGILGTLLGSKLSMKKFDIREHFFANPMSTSLL from the exons atggACTCAATCCTCAACTCAGCCCTTGAAGAAATCTGTTCACAGGGCCAAAACGGTGTCACTCTCCCGACCCTTTACACCAAGCTCAgccctctactctcttccttcaaCCTTGATCTCTCACCAGGAGTGAAAAAAGCCATCTGGGTCAGGCTCTTAAGCGTTCCAACCCTCCAATTCCAGGCTCACAATGTCTCGTACTCTCCCTCTGACCCTTCAATTCAGTCTTTTGAAGATGCCCAGAAGCTGAATTTGAAGGTTTTTGCTAAAGAGCACTTGAGGGACAACTTTGTTGGGCTCTACAATGTCCAATCCGCCAATGCCAACATGTCTTCACCACAAAGGCGTGCCCTTGAACGACTTGCTATTGCTAG AACAAATGGGATTACACAAAATCAACTTGGCAAGGAATTTGGCATTGAAGGGAAGAATTTGTTTTATATAGTGAGGAACCTTGAATGTCAAGGACTGATTGTGAGGCAGTCTGCGGTTGTAAGAACAAAAGAAGCTTCCAATGAAGGGGATCTGAAAAACAGTCCATGTGTGATCACCAATATAATGTACTTGTATCGCTATGCAAAACAATTGGGCTCCCAACAAAAAATTGAGATTACCAAGGAAGAACAGACCATAGAGAGTATAGGGAATGCAGATGAAAATGATACAAGTGGTGgtggtttttatggaaaatgtgTAAAAGAGGATGTACATGTGAGGGATTATGTACCGGCAATGAAAGCTGTATGTGATAAACTGGAAGCAGCCACTGACAAG GTTCTTGTTGTATCAGATATAAAAAAGGAGCTTGGTTATTGTGGTCCTTCAGGGCATAAAGATTGGAGAAGA ATTTGCGACAAGTTGAAAGATGCACATATTGTGGAGCAGTTTGATGCTAAAGTGAATGGGAAG gTTGAGGCTTGCTTGCGTTTGGTGAAAACATTTTCTCCAAAGCAGTTTGGACCAAATACTCATGGATGTGGAGATGATGATTTTGAGGAAGAACAGCAGGTGAAATTTGGAAAGCAACGTCAAATCACTGAGCAACTTGTAGAGCTTCCCATTGAGCATCAAATTTATGACATGATTGATGCAGCTGGATCGGAGGGCTTGACTGTGATGGAG GTCTGCAAGAGGCTTGGGATTGACAACAAAAAGAACTATAACCGACTAGTTAATATGTTCTCTAGATTTGGAATGAATCTGCAGGCagaaaaccataaaaaatgtATGATATATCGCGTTTGGACACCTGGGAATTTTGGTCCTGAATCTGCTAATGCATTTCTGAGTAAATCAAAAGATGTTcttgatgaaaataaattctcCAACATACATGTTGGCAATTTAGATGCTTCTAAGGGATCAGCTCTAATCTGTTCAGAGCATGATCCATCAACTTCAGAAGGTGATGTTGCTAGTCCTGGAAAGATCATAAATCGACAAATTGATACTGAACTTTCTCATGGGTCGCCTGGGGATGGTGATTCTAACCATATGCTCATCTGTCCTAGCAACCCACTCTTTGAGCCAAGAGATACAGTTTCTGGTGCAGAACTTAATATAGTGAGTACAGAGTTGGAAACAAATGTTGATTCATCAGAAACACCACCTCCTGCTGCCTTGAAGCCACTTACTTCTGGATCATTTCAGAGGTATCCATGCCTGCCTTTGACTGCAGATAGCGCTCGAAGGGAGCAAAGAATACTTGAACGGTTACAG GAGGAGAAATTCATTCTGAGAGGTGAGCTGTTTAAGTGGCTGGTGAGTCTTGAGAAGGATAAGTCCACAACTGCTGACAGGAAGACCATTGACCGAATTCTTAATAAACTTCAGCAGCAAGGGCATTGCAAATGCATGCTCATCAATTCTCCTGTTATCACAAATTTTGGCCGTAGCCGCATCACCCAGGTGGTTCTGCACCCATCTATTCAAAGTTTATCTCCTGAGCTACTTGCTGAAATTCATGATAGACATAGGTCTTTTGAAATGCAAAGTCGCGGCCAGGGTTCATCTCGGGTGAAAAATGATGGATTAGTTCCTGAATTGAAGAGCGTTCAGAGGATTCAGAACCATGTAGGTTCTGATGTCCGAGCTGTTAGATCAGAATCCATGCGTGCTAATGGATTTGTCTTGGCTAAAATGGTTCGCGCAAAGCTGCTGCATTGCTTTCTGTGGGATTACCTGTTTAGTGCAGCTGGTTCTAATGATGCTTTATCATCTGGAAAGCATGTCTATGAAATGAGTAGCTTGCAGACTAATAGCAAATTGTTTTCTCTAGAAGCGGCAATTAAGGCCATGCCAGTTGAGCTGTTCTTACAAGTTGTGGGGACCACTCAAAAGTTTGATGATATGATTGAGAAGTGTAAGAGGGGATTGCTTCTCTCTGATATTCCTGCCGAGGAGTACAAGCAACTAATGGATACTCATGCTACTGGAAGGATTTCATTGGTTATTGACATTTTACAACGGTTGAAG CTGATTCGGATGATAACTGATGGACATTTAAAAGGAGTTGAGGTACCACATGTCACTTATACACATGCAATGGAGCTTAAGCCTTACATTGAGGAACCACTCTCAAAATATGCTACATCTTTAAGTTTTATAGATCTTGATCTTCGCCCACGAATGAGACATGACTTTATCCTGTCAAGTAAAGCCACTGTTAATGAGTATTGGCAAACTTTGGAGTATTGCTATGCTGCTGCTGATCCAAGATCTGCTTTGCTTGCATTCCCTGGATCTGCTGTTCATGAG GTTTTCCTATTCCGGTCATGGGCCTCAGTCCGGGTTATGACAGCTGATCAGCGTGCAGAGCTCTTAAATCGTGTGGTGCAGGATGATATAagtgaaaaaatttcatataaagaTTGTGAGAAGATTGCAAAGGAACTTAATCTGACCTTAGAGCAG GTGCTTCGTGTGTATTATGATAAGCGCCAACAACGACTTAATAGATTTCAGGGTAAAGGGGATGAGTCCCAACCAGTAAGAAGGAAACGCAATTCATCTTCTTGGAGAGGGGAAAGATCTCCAGTAGCGAGGTCAACAAAGCATGCTAGAGTTGACGCAGAAACTGGACAGTTGGACAAGCAGAGATTTGATGGATTGCCTGATACTGTTAACCAATGTATGGGAGAAAAAGATCTTTTGGTCACTTATCCAGGAGAGCATAACATTCATTTGCAAACAATTCAGGAGGATGATCATCTCGAAAGTGAGGAGGAGCCAGGACAAAGTGAAGATGAGGAGTGCTATTCCTTTATTAGTCAGTGTGCTGTTTCAAAGATGAATCCAACTCGTCAAAGAAGGTTTTCATGGACAGATGAAGCTGACAG GCAATTGGTGATCCAATATGTAAGACACCGTGTAGTTCGTGGGGCAAAATATCATCGCACAGATTGGTCTTCGCTTCCTGACCTTCCAGCACCTCCAGTTACCTGTAAGAGAAGAATGGCATTGCTGAACAGGAACAGAATATTTAGAAAAGCTGTAATGAGGCTCTGTAATGTGCTTGGTGCGCGGTACGCTAAACACCTGGAGAAAACCCAGAACAGGTTACCAAAGAAAGATGCTCGTGGAATGCTTGTGCAAAGTTTATCAGTGGAAGGTCTTGAGAGGAATTTTTCCAATGTTGATGAACATACTCAAGAGACAGGTCTTGAGGAAAAACCGTGgtatgattttgatgatgaaagTCTAAAGGCAGACCTTGATGAGGTTATGTGGTACAAGAGGATGGGTAAACTGGAGGCCTCCAGAAGAGTTGAATCTGCAAAT GACTCTCAGGACTCTGAATTGGTTGCATCAAACAGTTCTTGTCAGGATGTTGAGAACAATGGTCTACAAAAAATAACTGCCAAAAAATCACGTCGCCGCCTTAATCAGAAGTTTATTAAGCTTTTGAATGAAGGGGTCAATGTTAGTAGACAAGTATATGAGTCATTGGCTGTTTCCAATGCTGTAGAGCTATTTAAGCTTGTCTTTTTAAGTACCTCAACAGCAGCAGAGGTGCCAAATCTGCTGGCAGAAATTTTACGGCGTTACTCACAGCATGATCTTTTTGCAGCTTTTAACTTCCTTAGAGAGAATAAAATCATG GTTGGGGGTAACGGTACTCAACCTTTCGAACTTTCACAACATTTCTTGCATGGTGTTTCTAGGTCAAAATTTCCAACTGATACTGAAAAGAGAGCTGCTAAATTTAATAGTTGGCTccatgaaagagaaaaagatctTATGGAGGGGGGGATAAATCTTACTGAAGATTTACAGTGTGGGGACATTTTCCATTTGTTTGCTCTAGTTTCTTCAGGTGAACTGTCCATTTCTCCGCACTTGCCAGATGAAGGAGTTGGAGAGGCTGAAGATCCAAGAAGCTTGAAACGTAAAAATGATAACAATGAATCTTGTGCTGATGATAAGGCTAAGAAACAGAAATCCTTAACGGCAAGTGAGGGAGAAATTCGCAGAGAAAAAGGTTTTCCAGGGATCATGGTATCCATACATCGTGCAACATTTTCTAGAGCCAATGTTATAGAATTGTTTAAAGATAGGACCAGCTATAATTGTGAACAACTTTTGCTTGACGGGAATGATCAATCCAACATTTCGTTTGGTCAGAGCTGTAGTTCACCTTGTGTTGACCATATGAAGGAAATTCTTAGTTCAGATGCCGTTGTGCCTATAGCCAGGAATCATGGTGAGTCACCTTGGGAAGCTATGGCAAGCTTTGCTGAATATTTGATGTCAATACCTTCTGATCAGGAAGAAGCAAATCCCATCCATCCTGAGGTTTTTGGGACTGTTTATGCTGCTATTCAGAAGGCTGGTGACCAAGGTTTGAGCATGGAAGAAGTTTCCCAATTCATTAATACGCCAG gAGAAAGGATTCCTGAACTTATCATTGACGTGCTACAAGCATTTCACCGTGCCTTAAAG GTCAATGGTTATGATTCTGTTCGTGTTGTTGATTCTCTATATCGTTCCAAGTATTTTTTGACTTCAAAGTCCAGATTTTGTGATAATGTTAAACCACCTTCATCGACCAAGTCTTTAGGAAGAAGTGATGACAGTCACTTGATTGTCCTGCCAGAAAATCATGTCATTGGTGAtgcaaatttaaaaagaaaaacaggcTCGAGTGTTGACAATCAGCACAAAGTGACGATTCTTAATCTACCCGAAGAGGTTACTGAGCCCTCAAATGAAAATCAAACAAGCAATTTGCTTAAAAAAACTGTTTTACCTAATGGCAAAAAAGAGGATGAAGCCTCTTTAATCTCTTCTGGTGAATTATGCATGCCAATATTGCCTTGGATTAATGGAGACGGGACTGTTAACAATATGGTTTACAAGGGAGTTCGACGCCGTGTTCTTGGAATTGTGATGCAAAATCCAGGGATATTAGAG GATGACATTATCCGTCAGATGGTGGATATATTGAACCCCCAG AGCTGTAGAAAATTGTTGGAGTTGATGTTTCTGGATAAACACCTCCATGTAAAGAAGATGTATCAAACCACATCCAATGCATCCCCAGGCATTCTTGGTACCCTCCTTGGAAGCAAACTCAGCatgaaaaaatttgatattcGCGAGCATTTCTTTGCAAATCCCATGAGTACATCCTTATTGTAG